A genome region from Microbacterium profundi includes the following:
- a CDS encoding tripartite tricarboxylate transporter permease, whose protein sequence is MTPLLEGLNSLLDISILLYMLVGLLLGFMVGAFPGITATMAVALAAGFTMTLEPVQGLAVLLTIYVAANFGDRVPSILINTPGTPASIATTLDGYPMAKQGRAGLALTMSALVSAVGILASLVLFAVAAVPIASFARDYFKSPELFALVVFGIAIMIGISSKSMLKGILAGVFGLMLGTVGTYAATADKRFTFGSLDLVEGVNFIAVIIGLFGIAELFDQLLTHRKSHVRPISSLGRWWPNKVEFAQSGRATAVGGAVGLGVGLIPAAGGDIAGLIGWERARKASKKPEMFGKGSIEGVAASDTASSATLGGSLTTTMALGIPGDSVMAVMIGSMIIWGITPGPTLFTDRPDLVVSIVGIMLVATLLSLGLSLVRMKGMVKLLDVPQPYLWSGILIFCIIGTYATSNSLSTVITMLVFGVIGVLLKRMQVPAGPVVLGLLLGPLAEENLARTLAILPTRPFFEVVSPIAIVLLVLAVLSIVMPAIRAARKPRAERASFADSVLDTASITQLSKAHDELAADPDLLTSTVRNPQAPKTRRFRKNSKENKK, encoded by the coding sequence ATGACCCCGCTGCTGGAGGGGCTGAACTCGCTCCTCGACATCTCGATCCTGCTGTACATGCTCGTCGGCCTGCTGCTCGGCTTCATGGTGGGTGCGTTCCCCGGCATCACAGCCACCATGGCTGTCGCCCTCGCGGCCGGCTTCACCATGACGCTTGAGCCGGTGCAGGGCCTTGCGGTGCTGCTCACGATCTACGTCGCCGCGAACTTCGGTGACCGGGTGCCATCGATCCTCATCAACACGCCAGGCACTCCGGCATCCATCGCCACCACGCTCGACGGCTATCCGATGGCCAAACAGGGCAGGGCCGGCCTCGCCCTCACGATGTCGGCCCTCGTGTCAGCGGTCGGCATCCTCGCCTCGCTCGTGCTCTTCGCGGTCGCTGCCGTGCCGATCGCGAGTTTCGCCCGCGACTACTTCAAATCGCCCGAGCTGTTCGCGCTCGTCGTGTTCGGCATCGCGATCATGATCGGCATCTCGTCGAAGTCGATGCTCAAGGGCATCCTCGCCGGCGTGTTCGGGCTCATGCTCGGCACTGTCGGCACATATGCGGCAACGGCTGACAAGCGCTTCACCTTCGGGTCCCTCGATCTCGTCGAGGGTGTGAACTTCATCGCCGTGATCATCGGGTTGTTCGGCATCGCCGAGCTGTTCGATCAACTGCTCACGCATCGTAAGAGCCATGTGCGTCCCATCTCGAGCCTCGGTCGCTGGTGGCCGAACAAGGTCGAGTTCGCGCAGAGCGGCCGGGCGACGGCAGTCGGCGGCGCGGTGGGACTCGGCGTGGGGCTCATCCCCGCCGCCGGCGGCGATATCGCCGGGCTCATCGGCTGGGAGCGCGCCCGCAAGGCCTCCAAGAAACCGGAGATGTTCGGGAAGGGCTCGATCGAAGGAGTTGCAGCATCCGACACTGCGTCCAGCGCGACGCTCGGCGGATCGCTCACCACGACCATGGCGCTGGGCATTCCTGGCGACTCGGTGATGGCGGTCATGATCGGCTCGATGATCATCTGGGGCATCACTCCTGGGCCGACTCTGTTCACAGACCGGCCAGACCTCGTCGTCTCGATCGTCGGCATCATGCTCGTCGCCACGCTGCTGTCGCTGGGTCTGAGCCTGGTGCGCATGAAGGGCATGGTGAAACTGCTCGACGTGCCGCAGCCGTACCTGTGGAGCGGCATCCTGATCTTCTGCATCATCGGCACCTACGCCACATCGAACAGTCTCTCGACGGTGATCACGATGCTCGTGTTCGGCGTGATCGGTGTTCTGCTCAAGCGGATGCAGGTGCCCGCGGGTCCCGTCGTACTGGGCCTTCTCCTCGGTCCCCTGGCGGAGGAGAACCTGGCGCGCACTCTGGCGATCCTGCCGACGCGGCCGTTCTTCGAGGTCGTCAGCCCCATCGCGATCGTCCTGCTCGTGCTCGCGGTGCTCTCGATCGTCATGCCGGCGATCCGCGCCGCCCGCAAGCCGCGCGCTGAACGTGCGTCGTTCGCGGACTCGGTGCTCGACACCGCGAGCATCACGCAGCTCTCCAAAGCGCACGACGAGCTCGCCGCCGACCCCGACCTGCTCACCTCGACCGTGCGCAACCCTCAGGCGCCCAAGACGCGTCGTTTCCGCAAGAACTCCAAGGAGAACAAGAAGTGA
- a CDS encoding tripartite tricarboxylate transporter TctB family protein — translation MSSSEVADSDEYQSATPSRALEIAFAVVALAVTAGYLMLTTQISLRREAAPGQIDARFWPMVLAVTGIVVAIVLLVIAITRPPSGREDIERIQPGGVMRVAATLVISIAFIALWSLGSVILFGYRIEVFPIAAALLMAGLMLVYGHRRWLSLIIYTASLTAFIYVVFGMLLRIPL, via the coding sequence ATGTCTTCATCAGAAGTCGCAGACAGCGACGAGTACCAGAGCGCGACGCCATCCCGTGCGCTCGAGATCGCATTCGCCGTGGTGGCGCTCGCCGTGACCGCCGGCTATCTGATGTTGACGACGCAGATCTCGCTTCGGCGAGAGGCGGCACCAGGGCAGATCGATGCGCGCTTCTGGCCGATGGTGCTCGCCGTCACCGGAATCGTCGTGGCGATCGTGCTCCTCGTCATCGCGATCACTCGCCCGCCGTCAGGGCGTGAGGACATCGAGCGCATTCAGCCAGGAGGCGTCATGCGGGTCGCGGCGACCCTCGTGATCTCCATCGCGTTCATCGCTCTGTGGTCGCTCGGCAGCGTCATCCTGTTCGGCTACCGCATCGAGGTGTTCCCGATCGCAGCCGCCCTGCTCATGGCCGGCCTCATGCTCGTGTACGGGCACCGGCGCTGGCTGAGTCTCATCATCTACACCGCATCGCTCACGGCGTTCATCTACGTCGTGTTCGGGATGCTGCTGAGGATCCCGCTATGA